The nucleotide window GAatcgccatcatcgagaGTCGCTGAGTTAGATGAGGGTGATATAGCCGGAAATCGTCCTCCATCAAGGCGTTCCTCAAGCAACACGTAGTAGGTTTCAGCAATTTTATAGCTAGCAAGGTAGTTGCTGTGGCTGGTCAGCAAGGGTCTCACTCACGCTACTGTCTCATAGGCGAAGCACAACTTACTAATTCGTGGGCATCAACTTCGCTTCCATGGCACTAGTGACCATCATCAGCAGTTCCGTCTCATAGACCAATTCCTTGTCTGTCAGATCAAGCAGAGGACAGCCATCTGCTATCGGGAGACCCGTAGCATCCGACAGCCAATATCGGTCATTGTCTTTCtcgaaaagaaataaaagctTGGGCGCCTAGTGGGTGTCAGAATATACGTAGCTGGAATTGCTAGAAAGGATAGCAGACCATTGGATTCTGGTGGCGTACGACGTAACAATAAGATGAAGGAGCTAATGCGAGATTAGAATCTGGGTATAACTGTATCATTCATGTGAGGCTGAATGCAAGGTAAATGCGTTGACTTACTGTAGTATGCGAGGCACTTCACAAATACTTTTGGCTTTTTCCTTATTGGCTGTCTCCGTCCTGTAGCGTTAGGAACCACAGAAGGCCAGGCAGCGCAGGTAGAGAGTAAAGGTAGAGTCTTCAGCGTATCTCGAATAACAATGGGTAAAAGAGAAATTTGACCATTAGTACAGTCAGTTAATACAAAAAGAATGGGAATCAAAAAGCAACACAAGTCCACCCACATCTATGAaagagaataagaagaacattaacaagaaggaaggagtGAACGACTAAATAGGGAGCGGACAGGCAAAAggcatcacatcatcatgatcatacAACATGAAAAAGCATACCATCCAtcatacatcatcatcacacatTAGGCAGCCGTAACCTCCTGAACCTGCTCTAGCACCACAGCATAATACTTCCCTTCTACAGAAGTATCGTGGTACGGCCCAGCACCTACCAGCGCCCTACATCAAGCTGAGCATTAGCATTTCCCTTAGAAACTGTCAaagacaaaacaaaacaTCTACAAAAGAACCACCACTCACCACCCCTTATACTTCGGCTGATTGAAAATATCCGTAAACGCTTTCAGGATCCGTAACGGCAGCTCCAACATGGAAGGCATTTCCGGACCATCACCGCAAATCGGTAGCCCCAGTTTATTGACGGGAAGATACACAATCTCGGAGGGACTTTGCGGATTACGCGCCTCCTGGAAGATCAGAAGGCGCCTCGATGGGGGTGGCATCGTCACTATGTTCTCTGGCTGGTTCTCGGATCTATTATCCGCGAAGATGGACCAGTATCCCCGGTTGGCGTGCGCTTGCTAAGTTGGTTTCCCAAAATGGCGTTGCGATTACCCACTGACGATGCTGTCCACTTTGCTGAGAACAATTATGGATTTTGCTAGTGGATGAGCCGAATTGGAGACCCGTTCTGTGACAAGGGTAAGCCTATATTTAGGAGGCATCATGCAGGTTGAACGCACCAGATCGGGCCAAGATTATTGCGAGGTTGTAAATGAAGCCCCACACTGAGAATTGGAGACTTGAGAGGTCCGAGAGCACGATGCAGCGAATGCCCTGAAAGGAAAAGGTAAGAATGATAGTACCGAATAGATACTGCGTGGATGCAGCGGACTTTCGCGCGGCGCGTCGCATCGCCAAACACGTGCGCGGGGGCGGGGACTGCCTTATCGGGAAGCCCCTTATCGTGACCTCCACTTTCCCGATTCGGAAAGGAAGTTTCGCTGTGGTGACTCGCCCATGGTCTTTGTGCTTATAGCACCGACTGGCAACTTTGCTTcttgatataataaaaagtgagtatatataatatatgtGAATCCAATAAGTGTATGCATGCAATGGCTAAATCGAATGTCAGGGTATCATAGCAAAGGCTCTCGCCCAGACTGCCTCATCAACAAACGCCAAAAGCACGAATAGCTCCGGCAGTATCAGTTCCCCCGCGGAACCTAGGACTATGTACAATCTACGTATCAAGCTCCCCATCTAATACGCGTCGAGCCGCATCTAGGCGCCGTCTCAGTAATCGCACCTGCTTCGGGTCCGGGTTCTCGGACGTCGTGATGTTCTGCAGGTCCAAGCAGACATTGCCCAGACTCTGGAACAGCCGCTCTAAGAGATGAGTGTCATCATCGTTCAAGCCCAAGTTCCCCTTTGCAGTGGCACTCGGGTGAGGGCTGGAAGCTGCGCGGACGGTTGACACGAGAGATGATACCAAGGATGTCGGCGTGGTAGATCCGGTGGTTGCAGAGTCTGACCGTCGCGGAGGCAAGTTGGTCTCAGGATAGAGGCTAGCTTTATCCCGGCGACTGGGCTGTCTGCGAATGGCCCGCGGGGTTCCTTCTCCGTCCCCATACTGGGCGCCAGTGGAATCATCTACATCCGAAGGGTGGTTGTTGCGTAGCTCTAGTGACAGTTAGTTACTCACGCCTTGTGAGATGCTCTTCATGAATCCTTACCATCGTTGAACTTCCGGTCCCAATAGAGGACACTTTCAAGGTCATCACGATCCCCTTCGGTAGCCGTAGCAAACGTCGCCACGGTGGATATGGAGGTAGTGCTATTTGCGCGAGAATGGCGGGTGGAACGGTGGTCGATCGGCCGCGTCGTTTCCACAGACGAGGTAGAAACATTGCTCTCGCGTCGCAAGCGAGCCTGCGTGTAGTTTCCTAGAGCGCTATGTAGGATGAAATGCTCATAGTCGAAAGCATCCTCTCGCTCCTCGTGCGGTGTATCCTCCAAGCTCTGTGGAGCCGCTGGGAAAGCCTCCAACGAATCATCAAACTCATCATCCAGGGGTTCGCGCAAGATCTCGTCCAAGGCCTGGCgatccaatccatcatcgGCGCCATTTATGTAATATTCACCCTCTTCTGCGTCCTCATAGAGTGTCCCTGCAACGGACTTtccgtcatcgtcgtcctcccTGGACTCGTAGCCCCCATAGGTCGGCTCAGCATGCGATGCCTGGGTAGAAGGCAGTTCTCGTTTTCTCTGACTCGTCTGACGCGATAGACTTGTCTGACGGGAGACACCAACCTCGGGCTCATATCTTGCACTTCCATAGTCACTGCGGTGCTGGCTATCTTGCGTATATCCAGCAGACCGCCCATTCCCAGTATTAGCGTCAATATTGGTCCGGCGCTCTTTCACCTCCGCTGCACTGGGTGCCCATTGGTCCGTTGCGGAAAGAGGGCTCGGGGTCCGCAAACTTTGCATGCTGCGTCGACGTAGGTTATCCTCCTGGGCTCTAACCTTTAGGCTAGATATCTTGATGTGAAGGCCCTTCATCTGATCCTGGAGATCCCGCACCTGCAGCTGCGACTGGGATCGAGAGGGAGGTTCATAGGTTGGTTGGACCGAATTGGGTCCGTTCATGGTCTCAGAAGACTCATCCTCGATTACTTCCTCGGAAATACCCAAGCCTTTCGGTGAATCAGAGGCGGCTCGCGGGTTCGACACCGGAGGCGAAGAACGGATTTGTGGCCTCTGCATCGATGACACGGACGCACGATGGGTGAGATACGCACGCGTTGGATCATAGCGGAAGCTTCGCTCGTCATGATGAAGGTTGGGGGCCGTGGTTGAGCCGAGAGCGCTCACAGACCGGGAGAGATTGCGCTCAACGGCAGGCAGACTCGATTGCGCCGCAGAAGGTAAGTTGGTTTCGCTGTGGACACGGGAATGACCATTGTTATTGATTGCATCTTGGGATGATGTATAGGTTGCGCGTGGTCGATTAGCTGAGCCTCTGCGGTCGGCACGGGAGATGGATTGGTACAATCCACCAACTGGCTGACCCAATCCCAGGGGTTGGTGACCCACGGATGGCGTTGGTGATGCCGACAGCGACGGGGACGCGCGCATTGACGTACGGGCTCGGCTTAGATTGCCCTCCATGAGCTGCATACCAGTGCGATAGTTAGCCTTTGGTCGGGATTTCATAAGCGGGACCTGAAACACATGGTTAACATACCGTGAGGCGCTTCTTCGCATTCTCCAGAATTCTCTCCGCCTCGGTGCTCAAAACAGCCGACGAGAGCTCCACCCCAGATCCGCCTTTCTCCGTGGTCGCCATTAGACTCGGAGTCGAACCATTTCCTTCCAGACTGTCAATCGCAGACCGTACACCTTCAGGGACTTGGTGAGGATTTTGCACCGTACCGCGACTCCCCTGGCGGTCCTTAGCGGCGTCCTGCGACGAGTCGCTAGCACCACTAATTGTCGAGCTAGACGAGCTGCTCCACGCCGCCATTTCTCTAGCCTCCGCCTCAGCCGTCTCGCGTTGCGAAACAGGCGAACCCGCCATCCGACCCGCCTGAGACAGAAATGGAAGGGTCCTCATGTGCGCCGGCGACGACGAGAcactatcctcctccccgatGTCCGACAATCGACGACTAGAATCCTGAACTTCAGTTGGCCACATGCGACGCGAGAAACCTATTTTCTGAGGCCGGCTGCCATATGAGAGAGCAATACCGGCGGAACCAACGCCTCGACCTTGATCGTCGACACCATCGGGTGCCGTGCGGTTCTCGTAAAAGGACTGGAGGTTGGACAAAGAGGGGAGGTTGAATGGCGGGGACGGGGTGGAGGACTCGCGCTCATTGTGGTCGAACGGTAAGATCATATCGGGATTCGATAGGGTCGGCGATGGGGggatcggaggtggtggtggacgagAAGAGTGTCCAGCATCCTCGGCGGACAGCATGCTTATACCGTGCTGTCTAGCTGTTGGGGCCGGTGTATGGTTTCTAAATGACGAAAGAAATCAAAGTATATCCCAGCACACGACAGGAATTGGCGCTCAGACCCAGGCCATCTGCAACcaggggaggggatgaaggCTCGTCTGGTTCAGCTGGAGAGGTCTGGGCCTGCAGGTAGGACCAGGATTGAAGGGATGAAGGTCAGTGTGGTAATATCTGCAAGAGGGGAtctgctgctggagatgcAGAGATGCAATCGCAAAGTCAATCTGAGACAGGTTGGGCACTACCCTGGTCGAATCAGCGAGTGTGGAGGGCGGTGGCAGACGAGGTCAGCGTGGACTTCGATTAGAAATTagggaaataaaaacaaattaGAATTAAGCATTAACTATTAAAAGCATCGAAGACgggaagaagcaaaaaagaaatagaaggaaaaggaaaccgAAAGGAGGGAATAAGAtttgggaaagagagagagaaggcaGCAAGGACGCGaacaggaaaggaaagaagaggagtcaAATTGCCAGTTCAACGAATGCAaccagttcagttcagttcaattcagttcagttcagtccAACACCAAAAGAAAGTGTtcggggagaggggggccAATTCCAATCTGGGTTTGGGGAAATTTCCACTGCCATAATTATTCTTGTccctgcttttttttttctcacccGTTCccttttttgccttttttttcccttcgtCTCTTTCTCTACCAACCTCAATTAGGCAGGGATCTGAGCTTGTCGCTAGAGATCCTCAATCAACGGTTGAGGACGATAAGAATCCTCAGGAGACAAGTGGGTTACTGGTTCatgggagagagatggagcAACTAAACACCTACTGGAGAGGTGGAGTGAGACCGAACCAAAGAATCGAACAGACAGGGGATGTACAGTAGctactacagtagtagtaagtagtatcatCTAAGCCATGGTACATTGTTCCCTCTCGGTTACCCACAGACAACTACTTAAGTGCATGCATTTCATTTAACTAAACCTTGAAAGACTTCCAGGATACAGAATGATCATTCATTTCCACCCCCCCTCATCATTACTATcactgcatcatcaacaagccCAGTTCCAGCCCGGTTCCTGaaccaccaaccaatccCGGAGATCGTCATTTAACGATCGGTCCGGCCTAAATTCAGCTGCACCATGGAACCAACCTCATTCGGCCATACTAATTTAAGTTACTATGACTACTGACTAACTCCGTACAGAGCTGAGATCACCTCCCCCCCTGGGATTATGAaacaccatcccctccgGAAGGCTACCTGCTAGATGCATCAGGAGTAGATATATGCCTGGGGAGGAAGCTGTACAACTTCTCCGGCTTCTTGGGAGTGGCGTCTTTAACGCGGAACGTGCAGTTTCAGAATCTTGGGGCCATGGGGGCGGTAACATCCGTTTTGGGGGTGTCTTTTCTGCGCTCGCTGCTACCCTACCTTTACACTATCTTTCCTATGGTTAACTATGGGGAAGTGTAATGTACGACAATACATTACTTTGCTACGTCTTGGAATCAcgctaaataattaataaatatcaaaATGCTTTTTTCTGACTCGTTTTGGTCCCATGTCTATCACAGACCCTGTACAGATGGAGATATCACctataaagaaaaaggaatcaatataataagaatccAACGAACACCTCGATGAGCAAATGAAATGCGTGtgtgaaagaaaaaaatccCGGCCAATATTACAATGTTCCCCTGCTAAGGGACCGAAACGGAAAGACTCTCTAccggatcttctccagcagcagcttcgcACCACTGCTGACCGGGCtgcccttctttccatccttgCTGGTCTCCGACGACGCCTTCTCCAGcgccttcttgttcttcttcagtgtcttcaacaactcggccttcttctcgaaGTCGTCCGACTCCGCAAGAGCCACCACGACGAACACATTGGATCCCGTGGCCCACGACATGGTCTCTTCCTGGATCTGCTCGTGAAGAAGACCGTGGAAGTTGAGCGGAGGCTGCACCTtctcgaccttcttctcggcggGGTTGAACCGTCCACCCTGAACCAGTGACTTGAGCAACCGGCCCACGAACGGAGAGTCCTTGGTGTCGGCTCTGGATTTGGCGGCCTCGGCCACAGCGGCCAATGCGGCGCTCTTGTCTCCATCGGCTTCGAATAGCACCTCGGAGATGAATTGGCATCCGAAGCTCGTCTCGAGGAGGGAATCGGCACGTGCGGCAATGAGCTCGAGCACGTTGGCCGATGCAGCCTTGACCAACTCCTGTCGACGAAGCTCGGGGTCCTTCTTGGAAGTCTCCTTGCGGATTTCACGAACCTCCTTCAGCAACTCATGGTCGCCGTCAGGCAGAAGCCACTTGACCCGGTCGCCGACGAACGGATACAGGATGGGGATACGCGCTGTCAAGTCGTTCACTTGGAAGAGCAGCTCTTCGTTCCGAGCCTCGGCATCCATTCCCTGGTTCAGGAGTTCGGGGAAGACCAGCTTCGATGTAAGCTTGGTATCATCAATAACTTCGTACGCGGTCAACAAAACCAAATGTCCGTGGAGATCGCCGGCCATCATCTTGATAGTATCTCTGTAGAAGCGGGTAAGGAGCTTGCGGTCCTTGGCATTGGAGTAAGCCAGACTCAACGACATCACCCGGGCACCGGACTTGGTGAAAGCCAAGTTCTTGACCAGGTCTCCCTCTTCATCGCCCTTCAGCAGCTCAACAAACTCGTTAGCCTCGGAGCTGCCCGGCTTAGTGTTAAGGTAGTACTGCAGCATGGCGTCGTGCAGGATGGTGAAACCAGAGTTGCGCTTCTGCACCAGCTGGTTGACAAGCTCCCAGAGGTAGTGCATAATGGGGCCCCTCTTCTCGGGGTGCGCCTCGAGGATCTTAGAGAGGTCCGCATCGGGCGGGCCGTTCTTGTCATCCCTGAAGATGACGAACTCCGGACCGTACCACTCACGCAGGAGGTTCGCCTTCTGTTCCTTCGTCGCAACGGTGCGGTAGATATCATCGAGAATCCAGGACCCCTCGGGGTGTCTGATGAGTCTCTTGACATGTCCGTAGAACTCAGGCACGATCAAATCACGAACCTCAGCATCACCGTGAACAATCAACTTTCCGACCAGAAACTTGGCGTACCGGCTCTGCGCAAGCTCATTGTAGCTACCCTTCAGTTCCGTGGCGATCATCTTCCGTTGCTCCATGTTGGCGTATTTGAGGGCCGTCTGGATGACGCGGACCGAGTCATGCTTGAAGACAAAGTCCTTCACACGTCCAGTAATGATTTCAAAAAGTTCCttgatgagcttcttccGCTCCTCGAGCGGAACATGAGACTTGCGACGCAGCTGCTCccacagcttcttcgagCGACCGATCATATCAGCGTTGGGTCTGGCGGCCTTGCGCTCTTGCAGGAGGGCCTTTTGCTTCGCATGCGATTCGCGCGACGTAGACTTATCTAAATGAACAAACAAAAAAGCAACACATTAGTACCAAAACTTTCACCAGAGAGAAAtttcgatcaatcaatcaagcatACTTTGCTGAGCATCCGCATCCGCAgacttggacttcttcccagtatcttcttcctcctcaacatcttccatatcaacatcctcctcctcattgtcatcctcatcatccaaagcaTCAATCTCCgaatcatcaacatcatccagatcaaagtcatcctcatcatcatcctcctcagacTCAGACTCAgactcctccttctgcgcCTTCTTCTTACTAGAAGttttcttatccttctttccACCCTTATCGCCCTTCTTCGACACCACAGACTTGGAAGCCTTCACGGGGGCCGCAGAcgacttgctcttcttcgcgGGCACGGACACCGGCGTCTTGGTCCGTTTTCCATTGCGCTCGTCACCGGCGTCTACTCGACGCTTTACCCCGACCATGATGAATATGTCTGGAAAAAtcgaacaaaaaaaaaggctATACCCTTGAGAAGAAAAACTGAGAACTTCTCTGGCGGGGATATGagataggaaagaaaaatatataaaatggtACGCCGCCCGCGGGTTAGCTTGCTCAATTTGTCCCGGAGAAtggacttttttttccctaaccgctttttgcttttttcggGGGACAGGGCGGTCGAGATTTGGTTgggtttgttttgtttgcATTTGCTGATAAGAAGGTTGTCCGTGTATAACTTATCTATCTAATGGGGTTCCCGCGGATGGTTTTGGTTTATGGTGAATTGGATGATTTGGTTCTATTGGTTTATTGATTCTTTATTGGATATTTTTGATGATCTTGTCATGTTTATGGATGCTGATAAAAAGATAGATTTCGCATGCAGGAATCTCTATCGATGAATCTAAAGAAACATCAAAAAGTCACCGATGCAAAGCCCCGACAGCGCGCAATGCGATTAGATTTAAGCCAAAACCCACACAAGTGAATCAGACAAGCAACAAGCACAACTGTCGAGGGTGATTGAACAGAGCAAAGAGAAAAATGACACTTCAATGGTAATCCCCATCCAGACGCCTACAGATTATGAATTACCCAGTATATAGTTACACACCCCCTGCGTTCGTATCACGCATCATGCACTTCCGATTCCGCATTAACCGGCGGTGCTTTGAAAGTGCCTAGCTCTGAGCCCGGATTGCTTGGGCCTCTTTTACGGCCCGGAATGTGAAATCCAAGAGTCGAAGATTTAGAGGTACTAGAGTTCTGGGAGGAGTCGTTTGTGAAGTCACCGAACCGAGAGAAGATGCTCTTCCGCTTCGGTTtgacctcctcgtcgtcgagCGCAACCTCTTCGtattgctcttcttccatggcTTCCGGTTGCTTGCTTAGATTCGAGTATAGCgtagatggtgttgatgttaTATGGGAGACTCGAGAGTCGAGCGAGGTTCGAGATGGCATCGCATCGGTATAGCATACGGGTGATCGGGCGGAGATATCCTGGAGGCGCAGTGTAAGTCACTCTTGCGACAAGGAAGTGAGATCAAGTACGGATGGGTAATTACAAATGATCGGCGATACGAATCGAATGACTCGCGAGATATCGAGAAGGGTTCGTTCTCATTTACGAGATCGCGATGGTGCGAGGATCTCGGGGAACCAGGGTACTTGCGCCAGAAGCCCTGTTTCTCTGGAGGTGAGGGCTATTGACATGTGAGTTACTTGTTCCGCATGCGGATAAGACCCGCCATGTGATTGTAACGGTAGTGGTTCACATACGGGATGGTAGATTCCATTGGCGTCGACGACTGGCGGGAAGAGGATAGAGTTAGCGGGGTAAATTAAGGATCCATTGAAAGGGTCCCCGGTGGCATACCACTGAGTTTATATTCAGGTGGTTCGTTTTCCGAACTCTTCCTGAAGTTCAAAGGACTCGAGCCATGAGTGTCGAGTGAGGCATGGCTAGCAGAGTTATCGTTGGGAGCGGCACTGACTTCCCCGCCATTGGGGGCAGTGGACTTCCTGGACAAGAAGTTGCGGAACGGCGCCATGATGGAATGATAAGGAAGGGAAGCAGTCGCGCAGACGCAAAGAGACGGAGGGTCCCTGACAGGAGAATAAATATGCTGAGGTGGTCAAGCAACAATGGCGAGACCTGAACCGGGCGAGTTGCTTGCCAGGATGTACAACGCTCAAACCTCACATGATCGGCGGTCTCGGGCATCGGTTCAATTTATGAAAGGGTGGTTCATCCGCTGGCGGTGCAATCACATTCTGTTGGACGGGGTCGTTCCGACTTTTGCGAGGggtaaaaggaaaaaaaaaattggaagaagaaaaaaaaatacgaATGGTTCTCAACACAGTTGATTTGCCACTGAGTTGTTTGCAACGAACCTATCCAGAACTAGCCAGGCATTTTGATCTCTCACTAGTCAAAAACAAGGCCGGGGTACTTTGGgcatatcatcatcgccttTATCCCAGGCATTGTAGTTCCATACTAGTGTCCGAAATAGCGTCATTGTGCCCCATtcatgtttcttttttatgAGGGGGTTTATTCATCACCTGACTAAGCATCTCCTAGTCTTGGTAACGTCAACAATCCCATCGTATACGTAGTCTACTTGGTGCTATTACTACATGACTACAATTTTACTTTGACTAACTATTCAATGGTTACTAACCTTGTCCCTCAATCTCCCCACAGTTCTTTTGAACTCTGTAGTGGCTACTAAATCGCATTGAttgtttttgttgctttGTTTCCCCCCTTGCCGCATGCTAATCTGCATGACCATGACCTGCAAGAAAATACCACTGGGAAAGCTCACGTTCATTCATATCAAGCAAGGCGACATAGCTCGCTGTAGATCATACTTACTTGCAGTGGCGTCGTCACTTTCATAAGTCAGAAGTTGTGGCTTGCAGAACTCCATCCTCATACATGCCAATCTCTCCGAGACGATATCCCATTGGCTGTGTTCCCAAGCCAGGGGGGCACATGCAACCTCTGCCGACTGTGCTTCATTGAAGTCTATCTAGATACCTCTGACTAGCTATATTGATGCAGACTTCTTAAGGTGCTAACAGCATACTATGTGCAATGCGCTCTGTATGTATTGATCTCTTCCCGGCTAGCAGGCTATAGACGTCCGAGTCGATTGTGCTCTGGCCCGAAGAGGAATGGCCTATTTTACCTGGATCTTCATTGCTATCGACAATTGACACATACACAGCCTATACATATCCCAATGGCAGCTATGTTCACGCCTCTTGTGTCTGATCAAACATTGGCAAGAGCCTCCACTGTTGTGCCTCTGAAGGCTGCCGACCTAGTAGCATGCGGCCAACACACACCTTGGAGGGCACCTACCCGTGAAGCTCTTGCCAAACATAACTGAGACGGTGAGGTGCCTGCCAGATCTACTGAGCGTCTACTACGATTGTATTATCACTCATCCTATCGTCTTCTTGAGACATCCCACATTGATTCCTCTGACTCATTCCGCTGGTGATCTAGATATCACCATAACTTGAAAAAGTATAGGTCAGGCTCTCCACGCTTTGCTACGGGCAGATAATCGACTCCCGTCTGAGATGGCGACAGATCCAATTCGGGGTCTGGGTATATGATCTAACATCATGTGTCCCCAGCCTACTCTACTATCAACTATCACCATGCCTAAGCTTTCAGCGCTGATTTTTTCGATACTATCGATTTTCATTTTGGCCGGCGTAGTCGCTTCCACTGCTCTCCCCCAAAATATCAGACGCGAAGTTACCGCACCCTACTGTGAAGATAGAACCGGCCGCCTGATTACTACTCTGCGCCGTGACGTTCGTGGCGACTACACTGCCGATGTCGAAGCTATCAGCAACTCTACTCCGGAAAGAATAGCCGCCCCTCTCTGCAACGACAATTCTCAATGCAACCTTGGCCAAATCTGCAATCAGGGTTTCTGTGTCGCAGGTTGTAAGTCCAACGTGGACTGTTCTCGCTTTCACACCTGTTCCAAAGGGTCGTGCACAGATAGCCGTGGCAGCAGATGCGCCCCAAATCGGAGCAGATGTTCTCTCAGCGCTGAATGCTGCTCGGGTCGATGCAAGCGCTGGGGCGGTCtcctgggaagaagaagatgcagggGCTTTAGAGATGTGTGAGGTTGTTGGCTTAGCTGCTTCTAATGAAGTTTTGTTGTGCAGGTTGATGGCTTGAGGGAATCGCAGCATCGTCTACCTATTGTGGCGCTGAATGTGTGTTGCTTCTTTCGAGCACAACTCTAACCCCTACCGTTTCACCTATTGCACGAACCATGTATCAATATCAGAGCGGGGGGAATGAAAGAAAGCATCTTTAGGTGCCATGGAATTGTAGTTTTTGTTCAATGTAACAGGCCAGTTACGGTTAGACGTAGGGGGACACTTTGAACCTTACTAGTGTGTATCCGTGTTGTCACAACCTCACATCGACTAAAGGAGTCGGTAATGTAATGACGTATTCACTAAATcgaattatatctaatataaaaatctgcATTTCCCCCATATAATGAGCGAGAATAGAGTGAATACAAGTTGcagtaaatagtatataaggAAGGTACAATAatgatttttaatatctgtcACGGATAGTTCGGTGGGAGGTCAGCCGCCAAGTCAATAACCTTGCTTAGGTAATTGCCAGCGGGACTGGTGCCTGGTACGAATCCCGGGGTCGTCATTGTACTCGTGCGAGTAATCCACGATGCTATGAGGCGCTAAGCAATGGAAGTGACCCTTGAGGGAAGCAATTCTGCAGAGACATTTCCACCCCGGGATGGCGTCGCCAGATTACACCGTCCCGTTACAGGGAAGTTGGCACTTTGGCTGGGCAACTActattctcttctttttgctGTTTTATTTTTGGCTCTATATATGAGCCACCGTCCCTTCTCATTTCTTTGGTAATGATTCTGTTGCTCTGCTTGCTAtcctttatttatttttattctccGTTTTTCATATTTAAATGCAGAGGTTTCAGTTCATGATGTTACTAGTTGTGTTGGGCTTCGGTTCCGCTGCAGTATATATTCATGGTCATCCCAATCCAGTCTACCCTGCTGGCCACCTCATTGGGCGTACTATGGTATCATGGAAACTGTTTCACTCCAGGTGTATATAGAATATGCGATACGTTATTCCTGGTGAATCTCTCAAATCCATGTCCGCTGATGAAAGAACATATTACACTATAGAATCTAGCTGGCATCATTGTTACCATGTCGCATTCACCTCGCCCACGAACCTTCTTTCCCCCATTGCAGCATAACTGCACCTTCCTCGACTA belongs to Aspergillus luchuensis IFO 4308 DNA, chromosome 3, nearly complete sequence and includes:
- a CDS encoding uncharacterized protein (COG:S;~EggNog:ENOG410Q1Z2), whose amino-acid sequence is MPPPSRRLLIFQEARNPQSPSEIVYLPVNKLGLPICGDGPEMPSMLELPLRILKAFTDIFNQPKYKGWALVGAGPYHDTSVEGKYYAVVLEQVQEVTAA
- a CDS encoding uncharacterized protein (COG:S;~EggNog:ENOG410PPSD), with amino-acid sequence MLSAEDAGHSSRPPPPPIPPSPTLSNPDMILPFDHNERESSTPSPPFNLPSLSNLQSFYENRTAPDGVDDQGRGVGSAGIALSYGSRPQKIGFSRRMWPTEVQDSSRRLSDIGEEDSVSSSPAHMRTLPFLSQAGRMAGSPVSQRETAEAEAREMAAWSSSSSSTISGASDSSQDAAKDRQGSRGTVQNPHQVPEGVRSAIDSLEGNGSTPSLMATTEKGGSGVELSSAVLSTEAERILENAKKRLTLMEGNLSRARTSMRASPSLSASPTPSVGHQPLGLGQPVGGLYQSISRADRRGSANRPRATYTSSQDAINNNGHSRVHSETNLPSAAQSSLPAVERNLSRSVSALGSTTAPNLHHDERSFRYDPTRAYLTHRASVSSMQRPQIRSSPPVSNPRAASDSPKGLGISEEVIEDESSETMNGPNSVQPTYEPPSRSQSQLQVRDLQDQMKGLHIKISSLKVRAQEDNLRRRSMQSLRTPSPLSATDQWAPSAAEVKERRTNIDANTGNGRSAGYTQDSQHRSDYGSARYEPEVGVSRQTSLSRQTSQRKRELPSTQASHAEPTYGGYESREDDDDGKSVAGTLYEDAEEGEYYINGADDGLDRQALDEILREPLDDEFDDSLEAFPAAPQSLEDTPHEEREDAFDYEHFILHSALGNYTQARLRRESNVSTSSVETTRPIDHRSTRHSRANSTTSISTVATFATATEGDRDDLESVLYWDRKFNDELRNNHPSDVDDSTGAQYGDGEGTPRAIRRQPSRRDKASLYPETNLPPRRSDSATTGSTTPTSLVSSLVSTVRAASSPHPSATAKGNLGLNDDDTHLLERLFQSLGNVCLDLQNITTSENPDPKQVRLLRRRLDAARRVLDGELDT
- the PUF6 gene encoding uncharacterized protein (COG:J;~EggNog:ENOG410PGYR;~InterPro:IPR001313,IPR016024,IPR040059,IPR012959, IPR033133;~PFAM:PF08144;~go_function: GO:0003723 - RNA binding [Evidence IEA]), which produces MVGVKRRVDAGDERNGKRTKTPVSVPAKKSKSSAAPVKASKSVVSKKGDKGGKKDKKTSSKKKAQKEESESESEEDDDEDDFDLDDVDDSEIDALDDEDDNEEEDVDMEDVEEEEDTGKKSKSADADAQQNKSTSRESHAKQKALLQERKAARPNADMIGRSKKLWEQLRRKSHVPLEERKKLIKELFEIITGRVKDFVFKHDSVRVIQTALKYANMEQRKMIATELKGSYNELAQSRYAKFLVGKLIVHGDAEVRDLIVPEFYGHVKRLIRHPEGSWILDDIYRTVATKEQKANLLREWYGPEFVIFRDDKNGPPDADLSKILEAHPEKRGPIMHYLWELVNQLVQKRNSGFTILHDAMLQYYLNTKPGSSEANEFVELLKGDEEGDLVKNLAFTKSGARVMSLSLAYSNAKDRKLLTRFYRDTIKMMAGDLHGHLVLLTAYEVIDDTKLTSKLVFPELLNQGMDAEARNEELLFQVNDLTARIPILYPFVGDRVKWLLPDGDHELLKEVREIRKETSKKDPELRRQELVKAASANVLELIAARADSLLETSFGCQFISEVLFEADGDKSAALAAVAEAAKSRADTKDSPFVGRLLKSLVQGGRFNPAEKKVEKVQPPLNFHGLLHEQIQEETMSWATGSNVFVVVALAESDDFEKKAELLKTLKKNKKALEKASSETSKDGKKGSPVSSGAKLLLEKIR
- a CDS encoding uncharacterized protein (COG:S;~EggNog:ENOG410PR2Q), giving the protein MAPFRNFLSRKSTAPNGGEVSAAPNDNSASHASLDTHGSSPLNFRKSSENEPPEYKLSVVDANGIYHPPSPPEKQGFWRKYPGSPRSSHHRDLVNENEPFSISRESFDSYRRSFDISARSPVCYTDAMPSRTSLDSRVSHITSTPSTLYSNLSKQPEAMEEEQYEEVALDDEEVKPKRKSIFSRFGDFTNDSSQNSSTSKSSTLGFHIPGRKRGPSNPGSELGTFKAPPVNAESEVHDA